The proteins below come from a single Acanthopagrus latus isolate v.2019 chromosome 4, fAcaLat1.1, whole genome shotgun sequence genomic window:
- the LOC119018299 gene encoding protocadherin-20 produces MFNSRHISLSKRGGVWGLCIFLLYSSPLSCFANFSQAKELIYKIKEGLPRGTFIGAIGVDLNLDFTVEPPFLFSLLQKKVSEQYVNLNNSSGELYTSATEIDRETLCPDNSDGQGCVLSLDVFVLPQQYFQLVKVKIYIEDVNDNRPKFPVDEITMSVPENTPINARYAVEQSAVDPDLGLHGVQTYWLVNDFGVFTLDVEENEGGELTPFLIVTDALDRETQAEYITDIIAEDGGTPPLLGAATLKIVITDVNDNCPQYTESQINVTLHGNTTKGAHLARLHAFDPDLGANAQISYAYSERVPRDTRSLFHLDKITGVIKLAGKIDTGTATFYKLIILANGPGCIPAVATVSVRIIKVVTGPPAIIPRYIAPEKDGVVTVKESEPTFSPIAFFTVKNIDMNQRVDCHLEGTGPFRLGPYQLLKNEYLLETTEPLDYEKTQEYELIVVAKNSRDLIIKTFLKVQVLDENDNAPVFEQSLVKIPLEENNPPNTFLTQLQATDQDSGSRGEVIYLLGGDAPGIFLVDRVTGVLTVATTLDREEKETYRFIVRAVDQGTPRRESIATVVVTVQDRNDNSPRFINKDFTFFVPENFPGYGEIGVLSVTDADAGENGWVALSILNGSDIFMIDTARGALRAKTSLDREQQGTYQLWIEAIDGGEPALSCITMVTVLLLDVNDNPPIVLFPQSNQSYMLVLPNTLPGTSITEVYAVDKDTGMNAVIAYSIVKRKGGEPGSFAIDPETGNITLKRELSNRGLYSLLVKVSDHGQPEPLYSTVMVNFFVNETVSNESYIQSLLTREADIEVEERPWYIGQMREGPERYELFPCQPVLIVLSVTCLGLFFMVVSLTSYICCKRFKKHREKSSEVEIPLKRKNDSTQVVNRKLRQISNI; encoded by the exons ATGTTCAACAGCAGACACATCAGCCTTAGCAAAAGAGGAGGAGTATGG GGATTGTGCATCTTCCTGCTTTACTCCAGCCCTCTTTCCTGTTTTGCAAACTTCAGCCAAGCAAAGGAGCTCATCTATAAGATAAAGGAGGGATTACCCAGGGGGACCTTCATAGGGGCCATTGGAGTGGACTTAAACTTGGATTTCACTGTTGAGCCCCCCTTTTTATTCAGTCTCCTGCAAAAGAAGGTCAGTGAACAGTACGTGAACCTAAATAATTCCAGCGGGGAGCTTTACACATCTGCTACAGAGATTGACAGGGAGACTCTCTGTCCGGATAACTCGGACGGGCAGGGATGTGTCCTCtcactggatgtgtttgttcTGCCTCAGCAGTACTTTCAGCTCGTCAAAGTTAAGATCTATATTGaggatgtgaatgacaacaggCCAAAGTTCCCTGTGGATGAGATCACTATGTCTGTCCCAGAAAACACTCCCATCAATGCTCGGTATGCGGTGGAGCAGTCTGCAGTTGATCCTGACCTGGGTCTTCATGGAGTCCAGACCTATTGGCTTGTTAATGACTTCGGTGTGTTCACATTGGATGTGGAGGAAAATGAGGGGGGTGAGCTGACACCCTTTCTCATTGTGACGGATGCTTTAGACAGGGAAACCCAGGCTGAATACATTACAGATATCATCGCAGAGGATGGGGGGACCCCTCCTCTACTCGGTGCAGCTACTTTAAAAATTGTCATCACAGATGTCAATGATAACTGCCCCCAATACACAGAGTCACAAATTAATGTCACTCTGCATGGGAATACCACCAAAGGGGCCCATTTGGCACGTCTACATGCTTTTGACCCTGACCTTGGTGCTAATGCTCAGATCAGCTATGCTTACAGTGAACGTGTGCCAAGGGACACCAGAAGCTTGTTCCATTTGGACAAAATCACAGGGGTGATCAAGCTAGCAGGGAAAATAGACACTGGCACGGCCACATTTTACAAACTCATTATTCTGGCCAACGGGCCTGGTTGTATTCCTGCTGTTGCCACGGTTTCCGTCCGTATCATCAAAGTTGTTACAGGACCCCCTGCTATCATACCCCGCTACATTGCACCGGAAAAGGATGGTGTGGTGACAGTAAAGGAGTCTGAGCCAACATTTTCTCCAATAGCtttttttactgtcaaaaaCATTGATATGAACCAAAGGGTGGACTGCCATTTGGAAGGGACTGGTCCCTTCAGGCTTGGCCCCTATCAGCTGTTAAAGAACGAATACCTGCTGGAGACTACAGAGCCCTTGGACTATGAGAAGACACAGGAGTATGAGCTAATTGTGGTTGCTAAGAATTCTCGAGATCTCATCATCAAGACCTTCCTGAAGGTGCAGGTGTTGGATGAGAATGATAACGCGCCAGTGTTTGAACAGTCTTTGGTGAAAATACCTTTGGAGGAGAACAATCCACCAAACACCTTTCTGACCCAACTCCAAGCCACAGACCAGGACAGCGGAAGCCGCGGAGAGGTCATCTACCTCCTCGGAGGTGATGCCCCAGGGATCTTTTTGGTAGATCGTGTCACAGGTGTCCTGACTGTGGCAACAACGCTGGACCGTGAGGAGAAAGAGACGTACCGGTTCATCGTCAGAGCTGTGGACCAGGGGACACCCAGGAGGGAATCGATAGCCACTGTGGTGGTGACCGTGCAAGACCGCAATGACAACAGTCCACGCTTCATCAATAAGGACTTCACGTTCTTTGTGCCAGAGAACTTCCCTGGGTACGGGGAGATCGGGGTCCTCTCTGTGACGGATGCTGATGCAGGGGAAAATGGCTGGGTGGCGCTTTCCATCCTAAATGGCAGCGACATCTTCATGATAGACACGGCACGAGGGGCACTGAGGGCCAAGACATCACTCGACCGTGAGCAACAAGGGACATACCAACTGTGGATCGAGGCCATCGATGGTGGTGAGCCTGCGCTTTCCTGCATTACTATGGTGACCGTGCTATTGTTGGATGTAAATGACAACCCGCCTATTGTCCTCTTCCCTCAATCCAATCAGTCTTACATGCTAGTACTGCCCAATACACTACCAGGAACATCAATCACGGAAGTCTACGCTGTGGATAAGGATACAGGCATGAATGCTGTGATCGCATACAGTATTGTTAAGAGGAAAGGTGGTGAGCCAGGGTCGTTTGCCATTGACccagaaacaggaaatatcaCGTTAAAGAGGGAGCTCAGCAACCGCGGCCTCTACAGCCTTCTGGTGAAGGTCAGTGATCATGGTCAGCCTGAACCGCTGTACTCAACAGTCATGGTTAACTTTTTTGTCAATGAGACAGTAAGCAATGAGAGCTACATCCAGAGTCTGTTGACCAGAGAGGCTGACATTGAAGTAGAGGAGAGGCCCTGGTACATTGGCCAGATGAGAGAGGGGCCTGAGAGGTATGAGCTGTTCCCCTGTCAGCCCGTCCTCATTGTGCTTTCAGTTACATGTCTTGGGCTGTTCTTCATGGTTGTTTCACTGACATCTTACATATGCTGTAAGAGATTTAAAAAGCACCGGGAAAAAAGCTCAGAAGTGGAGATACCATTAAAAAGGAAGAATGACTCAACACAGGTTGTGAACAGAAAACTCAGGCAGATCTCGAACATCTGA